From Nitrospirota bacterium, the proteins below share one genomic window:
- a CDS encoding thioredoxin family protein produces the protein MRKYIGCVFAFIVFWSQATQPASAAEPSYTILYFYSSTCPHCKNVAPVMKDLSKEYKIQGLLYGKDAGEQMPYEVKKGDKATSSKYGVKGVPSLVMLKDDKFRLKIAGEHNIKDAPLILKAFRKGALTVSEAIEKGPRKTYTVIGWIGSRGEYFKNARFVLTDRKRTISVKPWLPLEAVKSPFKKARPRLMSDVIDKPVLIEGLLTKINDDLQFTVRKEIILE, from the coding sequence ATGAGAAAATACATAGGATGCGTTTTCGCGTTTATTGTATTCTGGTCGCAAGCAACACAGCCTGCATCCGCGGCTGAGCCTTCATACACGATCCTCTATTTTTATTCCTCAACCTGTCCCCACTGTAAAAATGTCGCGCCTGTCATGAAAGACTTGAGCAAAGAATACAAGATCCAGGGTCTGCTGTACGGAAAGGATGCTGGAGAACAGATGCCTTATGAGGTCAAAAAGGGCGACAAAGCCACATCGTCAAAATACGGGGTTAAGGGTGTGCCGTCGCTCGTTATGCTGAAGGATGATAAATTCAGGCTAAAGATCGCCGGAGAACATAATATAAAGGATGCACCGTTGATCTTGAAGGCCTTCCGCAAAGGCGCTTTGACCGTGTCCGAAGCAATTGAAAAAGGACCGCGGAAGACGTATACTGTGATCGGATGGATCGGGAGCAGGGGAGAATATTTCAAAAACGCCCGGTTTGTATTGACCGACCGGAAGCGGACCATTTCAGTCAAACCATGGCTGCCGCTTGAAGCGGTCAAATCTCCGTTCAAAAAAGCGCGGCCAAGGCTTATGTCCGATGTTATAGACAAACCGGTATTAATTGAGGGTCTGTTAACAAAAATAAACGACGATTTACAATTTACGGTCAGGAAGGAAATTATCCTTGAATAA
- a CDS encoding M6 family metalloprotease domain-containing protein, which translates to MNKVLAGIAAILLFHSVAIAAPHIFKNKPEPIERVGTPLQERMVMRSGRLMRAPGSYPASVDILFLKVEFQEDPAPSSSRTTGTGLWSDPLYAYGGDSDYWINKAKTNFINYWNEVSYNKLIVSVVTSTNVYKLPHTMSYYGNESNAALESLINDSVTAANTDTDPATKIDFTLYDAILIVHAGTGEESDTAGDTSNDIWSLYYSNNCISPNASGVGCLTTTLKNGQTIKEAIIMPQTDSQDNIIVDPLGVYVHEFGHWLGLPDLYCTGLVCLPDGVGKWSLMGDGIYTADPATPDIYGSSPVHLDAWSKVFLGWVTPETTVPPTDIGNHVFAPVETNQDIVKIQASSSAPTQYFLLENRQLTGYDKGLPGHGLLIWLIDDYVINLNFPSNTINNNSFRPGVKLIEADNDWNLQSYGCTLPDDCGSAGDTFPGSTNNTAFTLHSTPPSTAYSPAAWVNVRNILETGPTPTNTITADIGFVPLPPGTPGMFGDTISWPSTTDQSVIGYNVYRNAVQIGQSSSLSFRDPDARTGDGYQVTAIDADGDESDFSGMVIANIAVVDSGGGGGGSGCFIATAAYGSSWEPHVMALRDFRDRHLMTNAAGRAFVGFYYHYSPPLAEFIGRHDSLRILARSALTPVVYAVKYPFVFILFCSTFTMTTIALYGRVRRSRY; encoded by the coding sequence TTGAATAAAGTACTTGCCGGTATTGCCGCAATTCTTCTTTTCCATTCAGTCGCCATCGCAGCACCGCATATCTTTAAGAACAAACCTGAGCCGATCGAAAGGGTGGGGACCCCGCTGCAAGAGCGCATGGTCATGAGATCAGGGCGTCTCATGCGCGCGCCCGGAAGCTATCCCGCCTCGGTGGACATTCTATTTTTGAAGGTGGAATTTCAGGAAGATCCGGCCCCATCGTCATCACGCACCACGGGAACCGGACTATGGAGCGATCCGCTGTACGCGTATGGCGGTGACTCCGACTACTGGATCAACAAGGCAAAAACGAACTTTATCAACTACTGGAACGAAGTCTCGTATAACAAACTTATCGTCAGCGTGGTAACATCCACAAACGTTTATAAACTTCCCCATACGATGTCGTACTATGGCAATGAATCAAACGCCGCACTTGAGAGCCTCATTAACGACAGCGTTACCGCTGCGAACACCGATACCGATCCTGCGACAAAAATCGATTTCACGCTTTATGACGCCATCCTTATTGTTCATGCAGGCACCGGTGAGGAATCAGACACCGCAGGTGATACGTCCAACGACATCTGGTCGCTCTACTATTCAAACAACTGCATCTCGCCCAACGCCTCGGGCGTCGGGTGTCTCACCACCACGCTTAAGAACGGCCAGACAATAAAAGAAGCCATCATCATGCCCCAGACAGACTCCCAGGACAATATCATCGTCGATCCGCTTGGAGTGTATGTGCATGAGTTCGGCCACTGGCTCGGCCTGCCGGATCTGTATTGCACCGGCCTTGTCTGCCTCCCGGATGGCGTGGGTAAATGGAGCCTGATGGGCGACGGCATCTATACTGCTGACCCGGCCACTCCCGATATTTACGGATCTTCTCCCGTGCATCTTGATGCCTGGAGCAAAGTATTTCTCGGCTGGGTCACTCCTGAAACGACTGTTCCGCCCACGGACATTGGAAACCACGTTTTTGCTCCTGTGGAGACTAACCAGGACATCGTAAAGATACAGGCCTCATCCTCTGCACCCACGCAGTATTTCCTGCTCGAGAACCGTCAACTGACCGGGTATGACAAAGGTCTGCCGGGCCACGGGCTGCTGATCTGGCTGATCGACGACTATGTGATCAATCTCAACTTCCCCTCCAATACCATTAATAACAACTCGTTCAGGCCCGGTGTCAAATTGATCGAGGCGGACAATGATTGGAATTTGCAATCGTATGGATGTACTTTGCCCGACGACTGCGGAAGCGCAGGGGACACGTTCCCGGGCTCCACGAACAACACAGCGTTCACGCTCCACTCCACTCCGCCGTCAACTGCGTATAGTCCGGCCGCATGGGTGAATGTGAGGAACATTCTTGAGACCGGACCCACGCCGACGAACACGATAACAGCCGACATCGGTTTCGTGCCGCTCCCTCCGGGGACGCCCGGAATGTTTGGGGACACCATATCATGGCCCTCGACAACAGACCAGAGCGTCATCGGCTATAACGTATACCGGAATGCCGTCCAGATCGGCCAGTCTTCGAGTCTGTCTTTCCGCGATCCTGATGCTCGCACGGGAGACGGGTATCAAGTCACCGCTATTGACGCAGACGGAGACGAGTCTGATTTTTCCGGTATGGTCATAGCCAATATTGCGGTGGTGGACAGCGGAGGAGGGGGCGGAGGTTCCGGTTGCTTCATTGCGACGGCGGCGTACGGATCGTCATGGGAGCCGCACGTCATGGCGCTTCGGGACTTCCGGGACCGCCATCTCATGACGAACGCGGCCGGCAGGGCGTTCGTCGGGTTCTATTACCACTATTCGCCTCCCCTGGCGGAGTTTATCGGCCGCCATGACAGTCTCAGGATACTGGCGCGGTCGGCGCTTACTCCGGTCGTATATGCGGTGAAGTATCCGTTCGTGTTTATTCTGTTCTGTTCGACTTTCACGATGACGACGATCGCGCTGTATGGACGCGTACGGAGAAGCCGTTATTGA
- a CDS encoding Uma2 family endonuclease yields the protein MGTITEKRKYTYEDYLKTPDDKRYELIEGDLLMTPSPNAKHQEILMNLSAKIHQHVMGKNLGKVFIAPLDVHLGDNVVQPDILFISRERMNIIGEKNVQDAPDLVVEILSESTAYRDTIHKKKLYARFGVKECWLVAPEDRLVEVYTLKDKGGYQLLKTYSDKDVIESQVVKGLKIELSKVFA from the coding sequence ATGGGAACAATCACTGAAAAAAGAAAATATACTTATGAAGATTATTTAAAGACTCCCGATGATAAACGGTATGAGCTTATTGAAGGAGATTTGCTGATGACGCCGTCGCCGAATGCAAAACATCAAGAAATTTTAATGAACTTGTCCGCGAAAATCCATCAACATGTCATGGGGAAAAATCTCGGGAAAGTATTCATCGCGCCGCTTGATGTTCATCTTGGTGATAATGTCGTGCAGCCGGATATCCTGTTTATCTCGAGAGAGCGGATGAATATCATCGGCGAAAAAAACGTTCAGGACGCGCCTGACCTGGTTGTTGAAATTCTTTCGGAAAGCACCGCCTATCGTGACACTATTCATAAAAAGAAACTGTATGCGCGGTTCGGCGTGAAAGAGTGTTGGCTCGTCGCCCCTGAAGACAGGCTGGTCGAGGTCTATACGCTTAAGGACAAAGGCGGGTATCAGCTCCTGAAAACCTATTCTGATAAGGACGTTATTGAATCGCAAGTCGTTAAAGGCCTCAAAATCGAGTTAAGCAAGGTCTTTGCTTAA
- a CDS encoding NFACT family protein: MHFNILSLVVEELDALLTNARVDRVYQGSGGGLYLLLNRERKKFILLLSPDRALPRLHLVSVKPDAEDPPHGFILFLRSRVSGARLKGISLMNQDRVVEIRFSRQGEECLLLFELFGSSANLIVVDASSTILAVYNPVPPAEEASRSLLPGLRYSAPEKPGNTGFQKSNLPSGFETGASANKAAERYYENLIERKHIAALRTELSSRIRKDLSKTVRLISALSGDLESADRVDEYRQAGDLVLAHLKELRTGMERADLTGYDGTTVPVLLDPKRSPSGNAELYFKKYKKAKKGRDIIAGRLRQSVDQNSYLKSLLNDIEQAHEVKALLSIRSGLIAQGRLDKKAVPHKITRQKTASPAIRTIMFNGWEILVGKSAAGNDHLTMKLARPDDLWLHAEGMPGSHVLVRNPNAGVIPPEVLVKAAALAAFHSKGKHAGKVPVTYTRAGLVKKPRGAKPGLVTLQERKSLMVKPEDG; the protein is encoded by the coding sequence ATGCATTTCAACATCCTCTCTCTGGTCGTAGAAGAACTTGACGCGCTCCTCACGAACGCGCGGGTGGACCGCGTGTATCAGGGGAGCGGCGGCGGATTGTATCTTCTTCTTAATCGCGAGCGGAAAAAGTTCATCCTTCTGCTTTCCCCGGACCGTGCCCTGCCCCGACTGCATCTGGTGAGCGTGAAACCGGATGCCGAGGACCCGCCCCACGGCTTTATTCTCTTCCTCAGGAGCCGCGTGTCCGGCGCACGGTTAAAGGGCATCAGCCTCATGAATCAGGACCGGGTCGTGGAAATCCGCTTCAGCAGGCAGGGAGAAGAATGTCTCCTCCTTTTCGAACTCTTCGGTTCATCGGCCAATCTTATCGTTGTTGATGCATCATCGACGATCCTCGCGGTGTACAACCCGGTCCCGCCCGCGGAAGAAGCGTCACGTTCGCTGCTTCCGGGACTCCGTTACAGCGCTCCCGAAAAACCGGGCAACACCGGCTTTCAGAAGAGCAACCTCCCAAGCGGCTTCGAAACAGGTGCTTCCGCCAACAAGGCTGCGGAACGCTATTACGAAAACCTCATCGAGCGGAAGCATATCGCAGCACTCCGGACCGAACTTTCCTCCCGAATAAGAAAAGACCTTTCAAAGACCGTTCGTCTGATCAGCGCCTTGTCAGGAGATTTGGAATCAGCCGATCGGGTTGACGAATACCGGCAGGCCGGGGACCTGGTCCTTGCGCATCTGAAAGAGCTGAGGACCGGAATGGAACGGGCGGACCTGACGGGGTATGACGGCACAACAGTTCCGGTTCTACTCGACCCGAAGCGTTCTCCGTCGGGGAACGCGGAACTCTATTTCAAAAAGTATAAAAAAGCAAAGAAGGGCAGGGACATCATCGCAGGGCGTCTGCGCCAGTCTGTTGATCAGAACTCATATCTCAAATCGCTTTTGAATGACATTGAACAGGCTCACGAGGTCAAAGCCCTCCTGTCCATCCGGTCCGGGCTTATTGCACAGGGACGACTTGATAAAAAGGCCGTCCCGCATAAAATAACGCGGCAGAAGACCGCATCTCCGGCGATAAGAACGATTATGTTCAACGGCTGGGAGATCCTGGTGGGCAAGAGCGCGGCAGGCAACGATCATCTTACGATGAAACTGGCCCGCCCCGACGATCTCTGGCTCCATGCCGAGGGAATGCCCGGCTCTCACGTGCTCGTCAGGAATCCGAATGCAGGGGTCATTCCGCCCGAAGTGCTGGTGAAAGCGGCCGCCCTGGCGGCGTTTCATAGCAAGGGAAAACATGCGGGTAAAGTGCCGGTGACGTATACCCGCGCAGGTCTGGTAAAAAAACCAAGGGGCGCGAAGCCGGGACTGGTGACGCTCCAGGAGCGGAAGTCCCTGATGGTCAAACCGGAGGATGGGTAG
- a CDS encoding SH3 domain-containing protein, whose protein sequence is MRKTLLQVVMVVVSVFFATTLYAQTDYYVQSVKAKVMSGPSFKSGVISEVSKGHKLSSSGKEGSWVKVRISDKDGYVSSLLVSTHPPFEKTGIIKGEDAEIKQGVRRRASSYTSAAAARGLAQDERRRLSKEEAIDYYSLDKVESFTLSPDEITRFMEGKKL, encoded by the coding sequence ATGAGAAAGACGCTTTTACAGGTAGTGATGGTCGTGGTGAGTGTTTTCTTTGCAACAACGCTGTATGCTCAGACGGATTATTATGTCCAGAGCGTAAAGGCCAAGGTGATGTCCGGCCCATCGTTCAAGTCCGGGGTCATCTCCGAGGTATCCAAGGGGCACAAACTGAGCTCATCAGGCAAAGAAGGCTCCTGGGTAAAGGTCAGGATCTCCGACAAGGATGGATACGTGTCGTCCCTTCTGGTGTCGACCCACCCGCCCTTTGAAAAAACGGGGATTATCAAGGGCGAGGACGCTGAAATAAAGCAGGGTGTTCGCCGCCGCGCTTCATCCTATACGAGCGCCGCCGCCGCCCGTGGTCTGGCGCAGGACGAACGCAGGAGGCTGAGCAAGGAAGAGGCAATCGACTACTATTCACTTGATAAGGTTGAGTCCTTTACCTTGAGCCCCGACGAAATCACCCGGTTCATGGAGGGTAAAAAACTATGA
- a CDS encoding response regulator, whose protein sequence is MISFTGTGKILLMDDEEDIRQSTGDVLKRLGYTVEFAGDGSRAVDLYQEAREAGKPFDAVIMDLTIPNGMGGNEAIERLLAIDPNVRAILSSGHLDHPIVEDYKKYGFCGMVRKPFRISDLGETLHAVIQNSVSGAPEGHS, encoded by the coding sequence ATGATATCATTCACGGGCACAGGGAAAATATTGCTGATGGATGACGAAGAGGACATCAGGCAAAGCACGGGAGACGTGCTCAAGCGACTTGGTTATACGGTGGAATTCGCCGGTGATGGATCACGTGCCGTCGATCTGTATCAAGAGGCGAGGGAGGCAGGAAAACCCTTTGATGCCGTGATCATGGACCTGACCATTCCGAACGGCATGGGCGGGAACGAAGCGATTGAGAGATTGCTTGCAATCGACCCGAACGTCAGGGCGATCTTGTCGAGCGGACATCTGGACCATCCGATCGTGGAAGATTACAAAAAGTACGGTTTCTGTGGAATGGTAAGAAAGCCCTTCCGTATCAGTGACCTGGGAGAGACCTTGCATGCCGTAATTCAGAATAGCGTATCAGGCGCACCCGAAGGGCATTCGTAA
- a CDS encoding transglycosylase SLT domain-containing protein, translating to MNYKIVLILLILSVLSLFPVQPVHSDAISPETEEVIPSQLKPPSEDLAQLDEVIEYPAYVKPYNIPMILNDSVENHLDYFKTRGRDVFQIWLDRSARYIPVMREIFKEKNLPEDLVYVAMIESGFNPYAVSWARAVGPWQFMSATGKIYGLRIDWWIDERKDPIKSTNAAAEHLKDLHNLFGSWPLALASYNAGAGKVQRAVRRTRSDDFWDLKASRYIRPETKNYVPKYMAATIIAKNPEAYGFIVTAVDPYTYDEVVIEESTDLRLIARCAECAYQDIKELNPEIKRWVTPPHYDRYTLRIPVGKKEKFLANYAAIPPEQKIKWERHEVRKGETLSSLAKQYNTNPEAIRDINGLKKNRIAPGRHLLIPIDINGKNHDVSYLSMGQASKQQQILYRVRRGETLIRIAKNHNVTIADIREWNKGIGRSVRAGQKIKLVVDTDQI from the coding sequence ATGAACTATAAAATTGTCCTTATTTTATTGATACTTAGTGTTCTTTCCCTTTTCCCCGTTCAACCCGTGCATTCAGATGCTATTTCACCTGAAACGGAGGAAGTAATCCCCTCTCAATTGAAGCCTCCATCCGAAGATTTGGCCCAACTGGATGAAGTCATTGAATATCCAGCCTATGTAAAACCCTATAATATCCCCATGATCCTGAACGACAGCGTGGAAAACCACCTGGATTATTTCAAGACGCGCGGGCGCGATGTGTTTCAGATCTGGCTTGACCGGTCCGCACGGTATATTCCCGTAATGAGGGAGATCTTCAAAGAAAAGAACCTTCCAGAGGACCTTGTCTACGTGGCAATGATCGAGAGCGGATTCAACCCCTATGCAGTGTCCTGGGCGCGGGCCGTCGGTCCCTGGCAATTCATGTCCGCAACGGGAAAAATCTACGGACTCAGGATCGACTGGTGGATCGATGAACGGAAGGACCCCATTAAGTCCACGAATGCTGCTGCTGAGCATCTGAAAGACCTGCACAACCTCTTTGGCTCCTGGCCCCTGGCCCTCGCATCGTATAATGCGGGCGCCGGCAAAGTCCAGCGCGCCGTGCGCAGGACCCGCTCCGATGACTTCTGGGACCTGAAAGCCTCGCGGTACATCAGGCCGGAAACGAAGAATTATGTTCCCAAATACATGGCCGCAACCATCATAGCCAAGAACCCGGAGGCCTACGGCTTCATCGTAACGGCGGTCGATCCCTACACGTATGATGAAGTGGTGATCGAAGAAAGCACGGACCTTCGACTGATAGCCCGTTGCGCTGAATGCGCTTATCAGGATATCAAAGAGTTGAACCCCGAGATCAAACGGTGGGTAACTCCTCCGCACTATGACCGGTACACCCTGAGAATCCCCGTTGGCAAGAAAGAGAAATTCCTTGCGAACTATGCCGCTATCCCTCCGGAGCAGAAAATCAAGTGGGAACGGCATGAGGTCAGAAAAGGCGAAACGCTCTCCTCGCTGGCAAAACAGTACAACACGAACCCGGAGGCTATCCGCGACATCAACGGGCTTAAAAAGAACCGGATAGCGCCGGGCAGGCACCTGCTCATTCCCATAGACATAAACGGGAAAAACCATGACGTCAGCTACTTGTCAATGGGGCAGGCAAGCAAACAACAGCAGATACTCTACCGCGTCAGGCGCGGCGAAACGCTTATTCGGATCGCGAAGAATCACAATGTGACCATCGCCGACATCCGGGAGTGGAACAAGGGTATCGGCAGAAGTGTGCGCGCAGGACAGAAGATCAAACTGGTCGTTGACACCGACCAGATTTAA
- a CDS encoding M48 family metalloprotease, which translates to MKISISLFVVITALCFLLPGALIAAEPEAQFRQRVSTGDVELSSDVDEEVRFGREVAARVIARYGLYENPKLMKYVNLVGSVIARTTNRPELDFHFAVLNTDEINAYAAPGGYVFITRGAMLKMQDEAELAGVIAHEMGHIVEKHVVKELKIKGSDESTAAGLAAIIGGSSQSARTAFSQAVDQALDMLFKNGYKREDETQADKDAVLFCALSGYEPSGLVKFFERLNTQKGKNTGVLDKTHPAYVDRIALLKRTITEEGVDTGSYKNHQDRFAEVIKELK; encoded by the coding sequence ATGAAGATCTCCATCTCCCTGTTCGTGGTTATAACAGCATTGTGTTTTCTCTTACCCGGAGCGCTCATTGCGGCGGAACCCGAGGCGCAGTTCAGACAGCGGGTATCGACCGGCGATGTAGAGCTGTCGTCCGATGTAGACGAAGAGGTAAGGTTCGGACGCGAAGTGGCGGCGCGGGTCATCGCCCGGTACGGACTCTATGAGAATCCGAAGCTTATGAAATACGTCAATCTGGTCGGAAGCGTCATCGCGCGGACCACGAATCGTCCTGAGCTCGATTTTCATTTTGCCGTTCTGAACACGGACGAGATCAACGCCTATGCCGCGCCAGGCGGCTATGTATTCATCACCCGGGGCGCGATGCTCAAGATGCAGGACGAGGCGGAGCTCGCGGGCGTGATCGCCCATGAGATGGGGCACATTGTCGAGAAGCATGTGGTGAAGGAGCTGAAGATCAAGGGGTCCGATGAATCGACTGCCGCGGGCCTCGCGGCGATCATCGGCGGCTCATCCCAGTCGGCACGCACGGCGTTCTCACAGGCAGTGGACCAGGCGCTGGACATGCTTTTCAAGAACGGCTACAAACGCGAAGACGAGACACAGGCCGATAAGGACGCGGTCCTGTTTTGCGCGCTTTCAGGGTATGAACCGTCCGGACTGGTGAAGTTTTTTGAACGGCTCAATACCCAGAAGGGAAAGAATACCGGGGTACTTGACAAGACCCATCCCGCGTACGTGGACAGGATCGCGTTGCTCAAGCGTACCATTACTGAAGAAGGCGTTGATACCGGAAGCTACAAAAACCATCAGGACCGATTTGCAGAGGTTATTAAAGAGTTGAAATGA
- a CDS encoding adenylate/guanylate cyclase domain-containing protein, which translates to MTKKIVISLLMAFMVFGITISLYFSGQFKKPELFFYDVQAKLLRADKVSDSKIKVILADEAAFSSMSDIAGRWPWPRAIWADLLDYLSMGGARKVLFDIVFFERDRYSEKNDRALIDATNASQNAYHSIMIRKEEPDDNAENNTYLNRPMPGEFINRFALKNVSGMLQVQPGSEYNDFKLPIAGLAGVSKGITVVEFSPDGDGVYRRTQPIREYQGNYFPVLGLAPFIDDTSGVVIQNNTITINDRTIPVDENGNCIINMYGLNKVDTYSMSGVFASLQKIRSGEVENLLVDPEIFRDSIVFVGVSAVGGADLKPIPMAPSAPGVMLHVFLANNYLKNDFMRPPEKLLTFTSMFIGVFLTSWAVMFNKRLIFRAVFPFAILALYIGFALFSFKSNILVEMVPFVFATVSSGFLSFGYLTFTEAAEKRQVSHLFAQYVSKEVLNEVLNNYKEYLKTSAGQRVELTVLFSDIRGFTTISETTPPEKIVEMLNIHFSVMAGIILKHNGTIDKYIGDAIMAFWGAPVKTEDHAERAVLAAMEMLEGLKTVNNALIELGFDHEINIGIGINTGVATIGNIGSEQKKNYTIVGDTVNLSSRLESITKEYKTPLLFSEYTYEKIKDKINCKLIGNVKVKGREKPVYIYTAE; encoded by the coding sequence ATGACAAAAAAAATCGTCATATCACTTCTCATGGCCTTCATGGTATTCGGTATCACGATCTCCCTCTATTTCAGCGGCCAGTTCAAAAAACCTGAATTGTTCTTCTACGATGTCCAGGCAAAGCTCCTTCGTGCTGATAAGGTTTCGGACAGCAAGATCAAAGTCATTCTCGCTGATGAGGCCGCCTTCTCGTCAATGTCGGACATTGCGGGCAGATGGCCCTGGCCTCGGGCCATCTGGGCGGACCTGCTTGATTATCTCTCGATGGGTGGAGCGCGGAAAGTGCTCTTCGATATTGTTTTTTTCGAGCGAGACCGATACAGTGAGAAAAATGACAGGGCGCTCATCGATGCCACGAATGCATCGCAGAATGCATACCATAGCATAATGATAAGAAAGGAGGAACCGGACGACAACGCGGAGAACAACACATACTTGAATCGGCCCATGCCTGGTGAATTTATAAACCGGTTTGCGCTTAAGAATGTCAGCGGTATGCTGCAGGTGCAGCCTGGCAGTGAGTACAACGACTTTAAGCTTCCCATTGCAGGCCTGGCCGGGGTTTCAAAAGGGATAACCGTTGTTGAATTTTCCCCTGACGGCGACGGGGTATACCGGAGGACCCAACCGATCCGTGAATATCAGGGAAATTATTTTCCCGTGCTTGGCCTTGCTCCTTTTATCGATGACACAAGCGGTGTCGTCATACAAAATAATACCATTACGATCAATGACCGTACCATCCCGGTTGACGAGAACGGCAATTGTATCATCAACATGTACGGTCTGAACAAGGTCGACACGTATTCCATGAGCGGCGTGTTCGCGTCGCTCCAGAAGATCAGAAGCGGCGAAGTGGAAAACCTCCTGGTAGACCCGGAGATCTTCAGGGACAGCATCGTGTTCGTCGGCGTGAGCGCCGTGGGCGGCGCGGACCTCAAACCGATACCGATGGCCCCCAGCGCGCCCGGTGTAATGCTCCATGTCTTCCTCGCGAACAACTATCTCAAGAATGATTTCATGAGGCCGCCGGAAAAATTGCTGACATTCACCTCCATGTTCATCGGGGTGTTCCTCACGTCCTGGGCCGTGATGTTCAACAAACGGCTTATTTTCAGGGCAGTGTTCCCGTTCGCCATTCTCGCGCTCTATATCGGTTTTGCGTTATTCTCATTTAAATCGAACATACTCGTCGAAATGGTCCCCTTTGTTTTCGCCACAGTCTCAAGCGGGTTCCTCTCCTTCGGCTATCTCACCTTTACCGAGGCCGCGGAAAAGCGACAGGTATCGCACCTCTTCGCCCAGTATGTATCCAAGGAAGTGCTCAATGAGGTCCTGAACAATTATAAGGAGTACCTGAAGACGAGCGCCGGCCAGAGGGTCGAGCTTACGGTCCTGTTTTCGGACATCCGGGGGTTCACGACGATCTCCGAGACCACTCCGCCTGAGAAGATCGTGGAAATGCTGAATATCCATTTTTCGGTCATGGCCGGCATCATCCTGAAACATAACGGCACGATTGACAAATACATCGGCGATGCGATCATGGCCTTCTGGGGAGCGCCGGTCAAGACGGAGGACCATGCGGAGCGGGCGGTGCTGGCCGCAATGGAGATGCTCGAAGGCCTCAAAACCGTGAACAACGCCCTGATAGAGCTTGGGTTTGATCATGAAATTAATATCGGCATCGGCATCAATACCGGTGTTGCCACGATCGGGAACATCGGCTCCGAGCAAAAAAAGAACTATACGATCGTCGGGGACACGGTTAATCTCTCATCGCGGCTTGAAAGCATCACCAAGGAATATAAGACCCCCTTGCTGTTCTCGGAATACACGTATGAGAAGATCAAGGACAAAATTAATTGCAAGTTGATCGGTAATGTCAAGGTAAAGGGCAGGGAGAAGCCTGTTTATATTTATACGGCGGAGTAG
- a CDS encoding 7-carboxy-7-deazaguanine synthase QueE: MEHARIHEIFSSIQGEGPWVGQRHIFVRFAGCDIRCRYCDTQTDSHLGTKEPDLQFCSVQPVPGSNKREQAPSSLSSEMLTQYCTRLMIPGPSRPVISLTGGEPLLQASFLADWLPTVRGTFRIYLETSGIHHDAMTDMRDLVDVVSIDFKLPSATGLRPFWEEHKKFLQAAQGKALFIKVVVTKDTEKNDILTSAGIIAGFDLFTTLIIQPAGGAHAPESILLMDFQDAALGILSDVRVIPQAHTMLNVP; encoded by the coding sequence ATGGAACACGCCCGTATTCACGAGATCTTCAGCTCAATTCAAGGAGAGGGCCCATGGGTCGGCCAGCGGCATATCTTTGTACGCTTTGCGGGGTGCGATATCCGATGCCGTTACTGCGATACACAAACTGACTCTCACTTGGGAACTAAAGAACCGGACCTTCAATTCTGCAGCGTTCAACCCGTGCCGGGATCGAACAAGCGCGAACAGGCGCCGAGTTCGCTTTCATCCGAGATGCTTACACAATACTGCACACGCCTCATGATACCGGGCCCGTCGCGCCCGGTGATCAGTCTGACCGGTGGCGAGCCGCTGTTGCAGGCATCGTTTCTGGCGGACTGGCTTCCTACGGTGCGCGGCACATTCAGGATTTATCTCGAAACAAGCGGTATTCATCACGATGCCATGACGGACATGAGAGATCTGGTGGACGTCGTAAGCATCGATTTTAAGCTTCCTTCCGCCACCGGGCTGCGACCGTTTTGGGAGGAACACAAGAAGTTTTTGCAGGCAGCGCAGGGGAAAGCACTTTTTATAAAAGTTGTTGTGACAAAAGACACGGAGAAGAATGATATCCTCACTTCCGCCGGGATCATTGCCGGTTTTGACCTATTCACGACGCTCATTATTCAGCCTGCGGGGGGGGCTCATGCTCCTGAATCTATCCTGCTCATGGATTTTCAAGATGCGGCGCTCGGGATCCTGTCAGATGTTCGCGTCATTCCTCAGGCGCATACGATGTTGAACGTACCGTAG